The Scylla paramamosain isolate STU-SP2022 chromosome 32, ASM3559412v1, whole genome shotgun sequence sequence GCCACCAGACTCTCCCGCCCTGTGTGACGCTCGCCGCTAGTACCAGCACTGCTCAACTTAAagagtcttcttcttcttcttcttcttctttttcttcttcttcttcttctttctttttttcttcatcatcatgatctttcttcttcttcttcttcttcttcttcgtcgtcgtcgtcttttcttcctttttttttcttcttgtttttgttcttgtttttgttcttgttcttgttcttctttttttcttctcctccttcttcttcttcttcgtcgtcgtcgtcgttgtcgtcttctttattttctttttcttttcttcttcttcttcttttcttcttcttcttcttctttcttcttcttttcttcttcttcttcttgtttcttcttgttcttgttcctgttcttattctccttgttctccttctccttttttcatgttctttttcatcttgttcttgttttcgttctttttttcttcgccgTCTCCCTGGGGTGAAGGTCTGCTCCAGGTACGAGgttcctccagttgtttctgtcccttgcatctgtCACTCTCAACCTCTGCAGTTCTTCCACAATTCCGTCTCTGCATCTCACTCGTTGTCTTTCCTTTGACCTTTTTCCTTCAAATGGCTTTCTTCCGGCTGTTTTAATCGgttcctggtcttctcttcttactacgtCCCAaactatctcattttttttcatcttatcactTCCGTAATGCATTCCGCTCTTGCTCTCCTATTCACTTCTTCATTTCGTGGACGTCCTCTGAGCGACACACCCATGATCCACCTCAACATTCTCATCTCTGTTCTTCTcaacttcctctcttttgtttcctttagtgtccttgtttctctttcatatatCATTACCGGTCTTATCATTGATTTATACACCTTTACCTTTAGTCTCTTTGACATTCTCTTATTAGAAACCACTTCAGAAacttctctccacttcctccatcaTGATTTTATTCTCTACACGACTTCTATCTCACATTGACTTTCCTTAGTCAACGTTGATCCCAGTTAATTGAATTTCTCCACCTGCTGTATTCCTTCACCCATCACATCTCTCACCTGCACATTGCTCCTCACTCTGCCACGCACCAACACTTCCAGCGTCTGTGCATTTACTTCTAACCTCTTGAGTGTCTGCTACGGTCACTAGGTCACCTGCAAACACCAACTCCcacttctctccatctctgatCTCCGCTGTCAccacatccatcaccaccacaaacaccaatGGGCTGAGTGCTGACCCCTGATGCAGTTCCACCTCCACACCAAACTCCTCTGTCTCTCCACCGTTTATCCTGACCGCTGTTCCTGCTCCTCTGTACATCTCCATCACCATTCTCTATTACGCTCTTCGTTCTCAAGCCCCAGTACACCACATCCCTTGGAACACGGTCATTCGCCTTCTCCCAGTCTGTATGTGTACAATACATATTCATATTTCCCTTCGAACACTTTTCCTGCAGTTGTCTAGCAGTGAATATTGTATATTTGCCTAAGTATAGGAGGTACATGCATTTATCTAAGCCCATTAAGTCATCAGcaaccacactctctctctctctctctctctctctctctctctctctgcaaatttCCCATTAATTTACGTGTTAAGTAAGTACCGTGTCGCCTTGATTTCCCTGCCGTGGTGTTCACGGCCTGACAGTGACGCGTGCGTTGTGATAGCAAAAACACTGGTCTTCCTTGCCACCCAGAAGAAAAATATCCAAATAAAATCggttctctcattcattcatataattaCACTACCATCGATACATCTggtcaataataataaacttacacacacgcacacacacacacacagacacacacacacacacacaaggataacAATAAACTTACTTAATTGTACTTCATCATCTTGCCTCTAGGATGAATACATTAAGGAATGGGAAGTGGTCAGTTCAGTACGTCCTGCTCAGAGAAGCcacacttcccttcctcacatCTGAAACAAAGTgcaaaataagaataagtagAAGTAGGCAGGAATGTTTTAtgcagagactgccacgtgcagacctgacaccttgcagcttcctttatgttcttatgtcacttctactactactactactactactactactactactgctgctgctgctgctgctgctgctgctactacaaccaccctttccactactactactactactactactactactactagtactactgatattactactactactactactactactactactactactactactactactactattgctgctgctgctgctgctattactgctactgctttttttttttatgtaggaaggacactggccaagggcaacaaaaatccaataaaaaaaatatgcccactgaaatggcagtcccataaaagggtcaaagcagtggtcaaaaactgatgaataagtgtcttgaaacctccctcttgaaggaattcaagtcataggaaggtggaaatacataagcaggcagggagttccagagtttaccagagaaagggatgaatgattgagaatactggttaactcttgcgttagagaggtggacagaataggggtgagagaaagaagaaaatcttgtgcagcgaggccgcgataGGCAGGAATtttaagcaataggacagtagtttgagggattagaacggtcaccctttttaggaacaggttgaatgtaggcaaacttccagcaagaaggaaaggtagatgttgacagacagagctgaaagagtttgactaggcaaggtgcaagccaggaggcacagtttcggagaacaataggagggaccccatcaggtccataagccttccgagggtttaggccagcgagggcatggaaaacatcattgcgaagaattttaatacgtggcatgaagtagtcagagggtgaaggagagggaggaacaagcccagaatcgtccaaggtagagtttttagcaaaggtttgagcgaagagttcagctttagaaatagatgtgatagcagtggtgccatctggttgaaatagaggaggaaatgaagaagaagcaaagttattggagatatttttggctagatgccagaaatcacgaggggagttagatcttgaaaggttttgaccttttctgttaatgaaggagttttttggctagttggagaacagacttggcatcgttccgggcaaaaatataaagtgcatgagattctggtgatggaaggcttaagtaccttttgtgggccacctctctatcatgtatagcacgagaacaagctgtgttaaaccaaggtttagaaggtttaggtcgagaaaaagagtgaggaatgtacgcctctatgccagacactatcacctctgttatgcgctcagcacacaaagacgggtctctgacacggaagcagtagtcattccaaggaaaatcagcaaaatacctcctcaggtccccccaactagcagaggcaaaacgctagaggcaccttcgcttagggggatcctgaggagggattggagtgataggacaagataaagatatgagattgtgattggaggagcccaacggagaagaaagagtgacagcataagcagaaggattagaggtcaggaaaaggtcaagaatgttgggcgtatctccaagacggtcaggaatacgagtagggtgttgcatcaattgctgctgctatttctgctactgctactactgttactgctactacaaggactgccacatgtaggccggATAGCTTCTTACAGCGTccattatattcttatgttcttaggaCTACTTCCattgaaactactactactactactactactactactactagtacaactactattactactactactactactattactactactattactactactactactactactactactactactgctgctgctgctactgccagtactattactgctgctacacaCTCAGGAGCAGCCTGAAAGAACAAAAATGGCAATGGTAATAAAAAGAGTAATTGTACGGTAGAAAAGTACTTCTTGTACAAGCCATCCCAATAGTTGAAGTAAGGTCCCCCATGCACTCACCCATGAGATTTATGTGTGCAACCTTTCTTTTTAATGATGAGTGTATGATTAAAGCATTTTTCATGATGCTTCACTTATCGTACAATATGCAACCAGTAGAAGACAAGCCCGTGGTGAGGCCCACCTCGCG is a genomic window containing:
- the LOC135089387 gene encoding uncharacterized protein LOC135089387 translates to MVMEMYRGAGTAVRINGGETEEFGVEVELHQGSALSPLVFVVVMDVVTAEIRDGEKWELVFAGDLVTVADTQEVRSKCTDAGSVGAWQSEEQCAGERCDG